From one Bacteroides fragilis NCTC 9343 genomic stretch:
- a CDS encoding glycosyltransferase family 10 domain-containing protein produces MKKVFIPINTKIPVERQFPNRVPIWGNYEFIISTKEPEQEYDYVVVLDDIEYSLRLMCCKQNICLFTGEPPYVKLYPRKYLNQFGHVYTCQSSVLKRDNACLSYPALPWMLYYNFYNDKQKEELLIDYDFLKNRPTLQRKNKICLFTSNKKISKGHIERIKFALKLQEEMPDLIDIYGSGFTNVDYKYEVMVQYKYAIVIENCSYPYYWTEKLADTFLSGCYPIYFGDPHIGDFFSKEEMAVIDIRNFDESKQTIKKIIDNNVYEKQYENICHARDKILDKYNMFSLISSTLDSIPAKLDKEKLLLSPMRLSVFDRIRNRIYRLFY; encoded by the coding sequence ATGAAAAAAGTATTCATTCCTATAAATACCAAAATTCCTGTTGAAAGGCAGTTCCCTAATAGAGTTCCTATTTGGGGAAATTACGAGTTTATTATATCTACTAAAGAACCAGAGCAAGAATACGATTATGTTGTGGTATTAGATGACATTGAATATTCTCTTCGTTTGATGTGCTGTAAGCAAAATATATGTTTATTTACAGGAGAACCTCCATATGTTAAGCTTTATCCTCGTAAATATTTAAACCAATTTGGGCATGTTTATACGTGCCAATCCAGTGTATTAAAAAGAGATAATGCCTGCTTATCTTATCCTGCATTACCTTGGATGCTATATTACAATTTCTATAATGACAAACAAAAAGAAGAGTTATTAATAGATTATGATTTTTTGAAAAATAGACCAACATTACAGAGGAAAAATAAAATCTGCTTATTTACTTCTAATAAAAAAATATCTAAGGGGCATATTGAACGCATTAAGTTTGCGTTGAAATTGCAAGAGGAAATGCCTGATTTGATTGATATATATGGTTCTGGCTTTACTAATGTTGATTATAAATATGAAGTGATGGTACAATATAAGTATGCCATTGTAATAGAAAACTGTTCATATCCGTATTATTGGACTGAGAAATTGGCTGATACTTTCTTGTCAGGATGCTATCCGATATATTTTGGTGATCCACATATTGGAGATTTTTTTTCAAAGGAAGAAATGGCTGTGATTGATATTAGGAATTTTGATGAAAGTAAGCAGACTATAAAAAAAATAATAGATAATAATGTTTATGAGAAGCAATATGAGAATATTTGTCATGCACGAGACAAAATTTTAGATAAATATAATATGTTTTCTTTAATTTCGAGTACACTGGATTCAATACCTGCTAAGTTAGATAAGGAAAAATTACTTCTTTCTCCTATGCGGCTTAGTGTTTTTGATAGAATTAGAAATAGAATATACAGGTTGTTTTATTAG
- a CDS encoding CatB-related O-acetyltransferase, whose protein sequence is MSKILLNIKKCINLILLVLYRASIRFKLRKNKNSFDSSNYFYGGNNICIINTKWGKHSGIGGYAEIIDTLVGNFTNISSWAKIGIRDHIHTNFLICDFVYKDNDHIMPPGISSFEDYWVKIGNDVWVGTNVTILRGVEVGDGAVIAAGSVVTKSIPPYAIVGGNPAKFIKWRFPFEVREKLLEIKWWDWDDDLIKEKKDYLQNLVGFDMDKYKIEYRKRKEDLFY, encoded by the coding sequence ATGTCGAAGATATTGCTAAATATTAAGAAGTGTATAAATCTAATTTTGCTTGTTTTATATAGAGCAAGTATTAGATTTAAGTTGAGAAAAAATAAAAACTCTTTTGACTCATCTAATTATTTTTATGGAGGTAATAATATTTGCATTATAAATACTAAATGGGGTAAACATAGTGGTATTGGAGGCTATGCCGAAATTATAGATACTCTTGTCGGTAATTTTACAAATATTTCTTCTTGGGCTAAAATAGGAATAAGAGATCATATACATACTAATTTTTTAATTTGCGATTTCGTTTATAAAGATAATGATCACATAATGCCACCAGGGATCAGTTCTTTCGAAGATTATTGGGTTAAAATTGGTAATGATGTATGGGTTGGTACTAACGTCACAATCTTGCGAGGCGTAGAGGTTGGTGATGGTGCTGTAATTGCAGCAGGAAGTGTCGTTACTAAATCTATTCCACCATATGCTATAGTAGGTGGAAATCCTGCTAAATTTATAAAATGGAGGTTTCCGTTTGAAGTAAGAGAAAAGTTGTTGGAAATCAAGTGGTGGGATTGGGATGATGACTTGATAAAAGAAAAAAAAGACTATCTACAAAATTTAGTTGGATTTGATATGGATAAATATAAAATAGAGTATCGTAAGAGAAAGGAAGATTTATTCTATTGA
- a CDS encoding lipopolysaccharide biosynthesis protein, with product MRTNKALKNIFYSVFSYGSLFILSLILRKVFLKYIDIEYLGLDSVFENMFSLMALVDVGTGSLISYLLYKAFSENNRREVSVLMSMYKKMYLFIAVAMGIISIFLIPLLPILIKSKGFDWNYIIVIYLIRGIAMVGSYCFSYRRLLFKVDQCEYVCTKIDTITNYFKYLSWFIVIIATQSYIAYLIIQTISVFVANIIIARMSYTKYPYSKEVKVSIPDFRERNFFMDMKNVYMSKIAGTIFGSTNSLVLSSSLGVKSVAMLANYTLISEAIAAAFSKIFSPLQGSIGNYVYSEDKAEGFKLFRMFELLSFIIGSTVSICFANLINPFISIWIGEKYVLSLFIVILISMKLYIGFASHFVSCYREVFGRFEIDRFYNLGGALLSLFVSIMLVNSYGIAGVYIGTIIGMLGFWIGRYKVLKEEYFGNISTGYIKRQLLRIVVLLVGYFITFVICSFLGNGIIFFIAKLFVCISVISVMNYIIYRKTEEFQRMLFYFNRSKNVIINNLNNHR from the coding sequence ATGAGGACAAATAAAGCTTTAAAGAATATATTTTACTCTGTCTTTTCATACGGTTCTTTGTTTATTTTGTCCTTAATATTGCGAAAAGTATTTTTAAAATATATAGATATTGAATATTTGGGGCTTGACAGTGTGTTTGAGAATATGTTTTCTCTGATGGCACTGGTAGATGTAGGGACAGGGTCGCTAATATCATATTTACTGTATAAAGCTTTTTCGGAGAATAATAGAAGGGAAGTATCTGTTTTAATGTCAATGTACAAAAAGATGTATCTATTCATAGCTGTTGCTATGGGGATAATTAGCATCTTTTTAATCCCATTGTTGCCCATTTTAATTAAGTCCAAAGGGTTTGATTGGAACTATATTATAGTAATATATCTTATTAGAGGAATAGCTATGGTTGGTTCTTATTGCTTCTCTTATAGAAGGCTTTTATTTAAAGTTGATCAATGTGAGTATGTATGTACTAAAATTGATACAATAACTAATTATTTTAAATATTTGAGTTGGTTTATTGTAATTATTGCTACTCAAAGCTATATCGCATATTTGATTATTCAGACTATTTCTGTATTTGTTGCCAATATCATTATAGCTAGAATGTCTTATACGAAATATCCATACTCAAAAGAAGTCAAGGTTAGTATTCCTGATTTTAGAGAGAGAAATTTTTTCATGGATATGAAAAATGTATATATGTCTAAAATAGCTGGTACAATTTTTGGCAGTACTAATAGTTTGGTTTTATCTTCATCGTTAGGGGTAAAGTCTGTCGCAATGTTAGCAAATTATACATTGATATCAGAAGCTATTGCCGCTGCGTTCTCAAAGATATTTTCACCTTTGCAAGGCAGCATAGGAAACTATGTGTATTCTGAAGATAAAGCGGAAGGATTTAAACTATTCAGAATGTTTGAATTACTTTCTTTTATTATTGGATCAACAGTTTCTATTTGTTTTGCAAATTTAATAAATCCTTTTATATCCATTTGGATAGGCGAGAAATACGTATTGTCCCTTTTCATTGTAATATTGATATCTATGAAATTGTATATTGGTTTTGCCTCTCATTTTGTTTCGTGTTATAGGGAGGTTTTTGGCAGATTTGAAATTGATAGATTTTACAATTTGGGAGGTGCGTTGTTAAGCTTATTTGTATCGATTATGTTAGTTAATAGCTATGGTATAGCTGGGGTATATATTGGAACTATTATAGGTATGTTGGGGTTTTGGATTGGTCGTTATAAAGTTCTGAAAGAAGAATATTTTGGTAATATATCTACCGGATATATAAAAAGGCAGTTGTTGAGAATTGTTGTTTTGCTTGTTGGCTATTTTATAACATTTGTAATTTGTTCTTTTTTGGGGAATGGTATAATTTTTTTTATTGCTAAATTATTTGTTTGTATTTCTGTGATTAGCGTGATGAATTATATTATATACCGGAAAACAGAGGAGTTTCAACGTATGCTGTTTTATTTTAATAGAAGTAAAAATGTCATTATAAATAATTTAAATAATCATCGATGA